CGTTCGAGGCGACCAGAATGACCTTCTGCGCCATGTCCCGCGCGATGGGCAGGCCAAAGCCGCCGCAGACCACGTCACCGAGGAAATCGAGCAGGACGTAATCGAAGTCCCAATCGTGGAAGCCCAGTTTCTCCAGCAGTTCGAACCCGTGGATGATCCCGCGCCCGCCGCAGCCGCGCCCCACTTCGGGGCCGCCCAGCTCCATCGCGAACACGCCGCCGCGCTTGAAGCAGACATCGCCGATGGCGACCTCTTCACCGGCGAGCTTTTTCTTCGTCGACGTCTCGATGATCGTCGGGCAGGCCTTGCCGCCAAACAGCAGCGACGTGGTATCCGATTTCGGATCGCACCCGATCAGCAGCACACGCTTGCCCTGCTCGGCCATCATGTGGCTGAGGTTGGCGAGCGTGAAGCTCTTGCCGATGCCGCCCTTGCCGTAGATCGCGATGATCTGGGTCTTGGACGTCGGTTCGTCGTGAATGATGTCGGCAAGATCCTCGTGCGCCTCGTCGCGCAGGCGTTGGTCGAAGTCCTTGATGGTGCCGCCATCCTTGAGGTTGGGGATATCAAGTGTCATGCGTGACCTTTCCAGTCGAGTATCATTTTGAGGCAGGCGGGATCGGAGAATGCCGCCTCGTAGGCTGCCGCCGCTTCCGTTGCGGGGCGGGTGTGGGTGATGAGGCCGTCAAGGCTCAGCGCGCCGGATTCGACCAGTTGCCGCGTGGCGGTCAGATCGTCGTGGCGCCACTCTGCCGCGATGCGGAAACGCGCCTCTTTCATGAAAGCGGGCGGGAAGGCAAAGCTCAGCCTGGCGCGGTAGAAACCGGCAAGAACGATCTCGCCGCCGCGGGCGATACGACCGATCAGCTGGGGCAGGATGTCATCCGCGCCCGAAGCGTCAAAGACGTGGCGATAGTCGGCGCGCGTGTCGTCGTCGGGGTGGACCACATTGTATCCCGCAGCACCGGTGTGGCGCGTGCGGTCAATCTCGTGGACCGTGGGCGCGGGCGCACCGGCGGCGACGGTCAGCCGCGCCAGCAGACGGCCCAGCGTGCCGTGGCCGACAATCAGGTCGGGCACTGCATTGCCTGGCCCCGCAATGGCGTGGCGGGCGGTCGCGGCCAGCGCCAGCAGCGCCCCGCTTGCACCGAAGCCGGGATCGATTCGGCATACGCGGTCGGCCTGCGACACCAGCGTGGACGACGCCGCCCCGAAAAGACCGAAGGCGCCGTTGTAGCAATTTGCACCGGGGACGAAAACGCGGTCTCCGGCTTTGAACCCCGTTCCGGCACCGGCTTCGACCACCTCTCCGGCGGCCTCGTATCCCGGCACCAGAGGATAGCCCATGCCCGGAAAGGGGGGCATCTCACCGCTCCAGAACAGCTTTTCCGTGCCCGTCGAAATCCCCGTGTGACTGACCTCAACCACCAGATCACCGGCGGCCGGCGCTTTCAGCGCCAGCGCATCGAGCCCCAGCTTGCGGGGTCCTTCCAGTATGACGGCGGTGGTTTGCACGTGGGGTTTCCTCCGGG
The Sulfitobacter sp. HNIBRBA3233 DNA segment above includes these coding regions:
- a CDS encoding chlorophyllide a reductase iron protein subunit X; protein product: MTLDIPNLKDGGTIKDFDQRLRDEAHEDLADIIHDEPTSKTQIIAIYGKGGIGKSFTLANLSHMMAEQGKRVLLIGCDPKSDTTSLLFGGKACPTIIETSTKKKLAGEEVAIGDVCFKRGGVFAMELGGPEVGRGCGGRGIIHGFELLEKLGFHDWDFDYVLLDFLGDVVCGGFGLPIARDMAQKVILVASNDLQSLYVANNVCSAVEYFRKLGGNVGVAGLVINKDDGSGEAQAFAQAVDIPVLASIPQNDDLRKKSANYQIVGTAESEWGSLFAALGDNVAVAPPMRPSALTQDGLLELFDGSDTGAGVTLEPATDADMRGKNAEPKESLEVIYDSV
- the bchC gene encoding chlorophyll synthesis pathway protein BchC; protein product: MQTTAVILEGPRKLGLDALALKAPAAGDLVVEVSHTGISTGTEKLFWSGEMPPFPGMGYPLVPGYEAAGEVVEAGAGTGFKAGDRVFVPGANCYNGAFGLFGAASSTLVSQADRVCRIDPGFGASGALLALAATARHAIAGPGNAVPDLIVGHGTLGRLLARLTVAAGAPAPTVHEIDRTRHTGAAGYNVVHPDDDTRADYRHVFDASGADDILPQLIGRIARGGEIVLAGFYRARLSFAFPPAFMKEARFRIAAEWRHDDLTATRQLVESGALSLDGLITHTRPATEAAAAYEAAFSDPACLKMILDWKGHA